A single region of the bacterium genome encodes:
- a CDS encoding TAXI family TRAP transporter solute-binding subunit: MKRTAVIVFAAFCLLLAGLTLELKPAHSAKKFVTIASGWVTGVYYPLAGAISRIAHEKLQDVKITVESSGASVANAKLIASGDADLAILQNDIAFYAFKGQKPMFEKAVENIRGVCSLYPEHVQIQARKEANIKNVADLKGKRVAVGPLGSGTEQNAIQILEAYGLKFEDLGKVERLTASESSDYLKDGRIDAAFYTVGVGASAIVDTAISVDTVIVPIEAEKAKALAQKYPFYSEDKVPAGVYKGTDKDVPTVAVLAILVARAEMDADMAYRITKAMFENLKTIETAHAKGKEVRLETALKGMPIPLHPGAEKFFKEKGLIK, encoded by the coding sequence ATGAAAAGGACGGCTGTGATTGTGTTTGCTGCTTTTTGCTTGCTCCTGGCTGGTTTGACCTTGGAACTGAAACCTGCTCATTCTGCCAAGAAGTTTGTGACCATAGCTTCAGGATGGGTCACTGGGGTCTACTATCCTCTGGCAGGGGCAATATCTAGGATAGCCCACGAGAAGCTCCAGGATGTGAAAATAACAGTGGAGTCATCAGGAGCCTCTGTGGCCAATGCCAAGCTCATTGCAAGCGGTGATGCAGACTTGGCCATTTTGCAAAACGACATAGCCTTTTATGCCTTTAAAGGTCAAAAACCCATGTTCGAAAAGGCGGTAGAGAACATCCGGGGGGTGTGCTCCCTTTACCCAGAGCATGTCCAGATCCAGGCCAGGAAAGAGGCCAACATAAAGAACGTTGCCGACTTAAAAGGTAAGAGGGTGGCAGTGGGACCCCTGGGCAGCGGCACTGAGCAGAATGCTATCCAGATTCTGGAAGCCTACGGGCTCAAGTTTGAAGATCTGGGCAAGGTGGAGCGCCTAACAGCCAGCGAATCCTCGGATTATCTAAAAGACGGCCGCATTGACGCGGCATTCTACACCGTGGGAGTTGGGGCCTCTGCCATAGTGGACACGGCCATCTCCGTAGATACGGTGATAGTGCCCATAGAGGCTGAGAAGGCCAAGGCTCTGGCCCAAAAGTATCCTTTTTACTCAGAGGACAAGGTTCCTGCAGGGGTGTACAAGGGCACAGATAAAGACGTGCCCACCGTGGCCGTGCTGGCAATACTGGTAGCCAGGGCCGAGATGGATGCGGACATGGCTTACCGAATCACCAAGGCCATGTTTGAGAACCTAAAGACCATAGAGACCGCCCACGCCAAGGGCAAGGAAGTGAGATTGGAAACAGCGCTCAAAGGCATGCCCATTCCCTTGCATCCTGGTGCCGAGAAATTCTTTAAAGAAAAGGGGTTGATCAAATAG